The following nucleotide sequence is from Brachyspira suanatina.
TTTTTTACTGATTAATAATATAATACTATTCACAATAAAAAATAATTAGGGTATTAATGTTTAAAGACAGCAATATAACAACTCAGGATTTACTTAGATCCGTAAGACAAATAGAAATAAAAACTTCAAAAATAGTTAACTCTTATTTTGCAGGACAGTATCATTCTGCTTTCAAAGGTCAAGGTATAGAGTTTGATGAAGTAAGAAAATATACTATAGGCGATGATGTAAGAGCTATGGATTGGAAGGTTAGTGCTAGATACAATGAACCTTTCATTAAACGTTTCAGAGAGGAGAGAGAACTTAGCGTTGTAATACTTGCAGATTTTTCAGCCTCTACAGATTTTGGATTCACTAAAACAAAACATAATCTAATAGTAGAGCTTAGTGCATTGCTTAGCTTTTCTGCTTTAAAAAATAATGATAAAGTAGGGCTTTTAATATTTACTGATACTGTAGAGAAATTTATTCCTTTAAACAAGGGTAAGAATCATGTACTTAGAATAATAAGAGAGCTTATAGAATTTGATCCTAAAAGTACTCAGACTAATGTAGCTAATGCTTTAGAATATTTTAATAGAATACAAAAAAGAGACAGCATTACTTTTTTAATTACAGATGCCTGTTCTGAACTTCCAAAGAAGGAAATAGACATTACAAGAAAACGTCATGATTTTATAGTATGCTTAGTTAATGATAAACTAGAGTATCATCTTCCTAGTTTGGGAGGTACTTTAGTATTGTCTGATTTGGAAAATAATGATTATGTTTATTTTGATATGTCTAATAAAAAGATAAGAGAAGAATATTTTAATGAACAGAATAGAATCATGGAAGAAAGACTCAATTTTTTGAAAAGAAATTCCATAGAGCGTATAATTCTTGATACTTCCAGTGATTATGTTAATGATGTAATGAAGTTTTTTGTCAAAAGAAGAAGATAAATTTTAGGATTTATTATGACAAAAGATATGACTGTCGGAAGTCCATTCAAAACTATAATATATTTCTCTATACCAATGCTTATAGGAGGAATATTTCAGCAGTTTTACGGTGTAGCAGATACTATTATAATAGGAAAATTTGCAGGTTCCAGAGCTTTAGCTTCTATAGGGGCTACAACCTCAACTATGTTTTTCTTTTTATCATTTGCAGTAGGTTTTACTAATGCTTTTTCTATAGTTATGGGACAGTTCTTTGGTGCTAAAAATGATAATATGCTTAGAAGAACTTTTTTAAACTCTATTTATGTAACATTGGGAAGTTCTTTAATACTTTTGATATTCGGTTTATTTTTTTCAAAGCCTCTAATGATTCTTTTGAAGACTCCTGATGATATAATAGAAAATTCTATAATTTATTTGAAAATATGTGTAGGATTATCATTTGGGCAGCTTTTTTATAATGGGGCAGCTAGTATATTAAGAGCATTGGGAGATAGTAAAACTCCTTTATATTTTTTGATACTTACAACTATACTTAATATT
It contains:
- a CDS encoding DUF58 domain-containing protein, with product MFKDSNITTQDLLRSVRQIEIKTSKIVNSYFAGQYHSAFKGQGIEFDEVRKYTIGDDVRAMDWKVSARYNEPFIKRFREERELSVVILADFSASTDFGFTKTKHNLIVELSALLSFSALKNNDKVGLLIFTDTVEKFIPLNKGKNHVLRIIRELIEFDPKSTQTNVANALEYFNRIQKRDSITFLITDACSELPKKEIDITRKRHDFIVCLVNDKLEYHLPSLGGTLVLSDLENNDYVYFDMSNKKIREEYFNEQNRIMEERLNFLKRNSIERIILDTSSDYVNDVMKFFVKRRR